In the Arachis hypogaea cultivar Tifrunner chromosome 20, arahy.Tifrunner.gnm2.J5K5, whole genome shotgun sequence genome, GTCatatctagtttgccttacccctcttctgagagggaggtccgctcttttcttggacatgcaggattttattggAGATTCATCAAGGATTTTAGCAAGGTAGCATTGCCCCTCTCAAGGTTGCTACAAAAGGATGTTGAGTTTGATTTAAGCAAGGATTGCATGGAGGCTTTCGACAagctcaaggtagcattgaccAAGCTCCCATTGTGCGAGGGCCGGATTGGAGtcggccatttgaaataatgtgtgatgcttcaaatttttccgtgggagccgcgttagcacaacgcgagggtaagaatccatatgtcatagcctatgcatCAAAAACATTAGATGGAGCTCAAtctaactacactactaccgaaaaaAAACTTTTGGCCATTGTTTTTGCCAtggacaagttccgagcataTCTTCTTGGTTCATAGGTGGTAGTGTATTCGGATCATGTGgcattaaagtatttgttggacaagaaggaatccaaaccgagattgattagatgggttttattgttgcaagagtttgacttggaaatcaaggataggagtggtacgcAAAACCTAGTGGCAGACCATctaagtcgccttgaacatacaAAAGGCGATactactcctatcaatgatttatttccctttgagggcttgcatgcaatctcggaaaccatcccttggtatgcaccaatCGCCAATTACTTAGTATCTCGCTCCTTCCCTCCTAATCTCTCCaaacatcaaagggacaagctaaaaagcgaatccaaatactatgtgtgAGATGACCCATACCTTTCGAGATGTGGGGCAGATCAAGTAATTCGGAGGTGCATTCCATAAACCAAATTCCACTCAATCTTAAAAGCTTGCCACTCCTCCAAAGGAGGAGGCCATTTTGGACCTCAAAGAACGGCAAGGAAAATCCTAGATTGTGGCTTTTAGTGGCCAACTCTTTTCAAGGACTTTTCttatttttgtaaatcttgttctcaatgCATTAGATAATGTAACATCTCTAAGAAGGATGAAATTTCCCAACAAACTatgctattttgtgagattttttatgtgtggggaatcgacttcatggggccattcccaaattctaatggtttcctCTACATTCTACTCGctgttgattatgtgtccaaatgggtggaagcgataccCACCCGGATGGATGATGCTAATGTGGTCCTTTTTCTTGTGAGAAATAATATCATTTGTAGATTTAGGTCGCCACGAGCattcgtgagcgaccaaggttcACATTTTTGCAATAAAAGAATGGACGGACTAATGAGGAAATATGGCATCATGCATAAAGTAGCCACGGCCTACCACCCACAAACAAACGGCCAAGCTGAGGTTTCCAATCGGGAGATTAAATGCATCTTGGAAAGGATTGTGAAAcccaataggaaagattggagtgccaagctcaccgatgcattatgggcctaccgAACGGCATACAAAATGCCAATTGGCATGAGTCTCTTTCGGTTGGTGTACGGCAAAGCTTGCCATTTACCGGTGGAAATAGAGCACAAGGCGTATTGGGCCATCAAGGAGTGTAATCCGAGTTTGGGTGGAGCCGGAATTGAGAGGAAGCTATAATTAGCGGAGTTGGAATGTTTGAGgcttgaagcttatgagaactctagactttacaaggaaaAAATGAAAGCCATCCATGATAGGAACATAAGAGGCAAAGAATTCAAGGCCGGTGATCTTGTCCTTCTTTACAATTCTATATTGAGATTGTTGCCCGGTAAACTAAGGTCAAAATGGGAAGGCCCATATCAAGTAGTCAAGGCGGAACCCTATGGGGTTTACCATTTGTGCCATCCCTCAAGTTTAGATATCTTCAAGGTCAATGGGCACCATCTCAAGTTGTATCATGGTGAACAAatgaagagcaacaaagagattgaggtattccttttggaagatgcaTCTCTTGGCAATGAGCAATGAGCAagtgaaagtccaacttaaggacattaaacaaaagtgctaggtgggagacaccccaccatggtgagatcTATCCTTTATACCCTTTTTGTATATAGCTTTTAAACTCTTAATTGGTTTGTGATTGCTTAGCTATAGTcttctttgattatttttaattgtaaatACCTAGGATATTTTACTCATAAAGCCTTGCATTGAATTCTCCATGAATGACTTGATTGTGTGGTGGAAGAACACCTCTCTTTAGGTCTTGCATTAATTTTAGGTGTTTTTTACTTCATTGGCTTGTTTGGCTTGTGGACACATGATAATTAGGCATTTTTCTATTCAttcaaaaaaaagggggggagcacgcgtacgcgcactgtgcgcgtatgCGTCCCTAGGCTTTCGCAACTTCTGGGCGAtttaccagagagttgtgcaaatGCTGGGCCAGCTTTGTAGGACTTGTACGTGTGCTAATGATAATTTGTTTTCCAATTTTGCTTTTGGTTTGTTGCATTTGTAACAAAATCATGGCCATTTTTGAGTTCGTACTTTATAGTACACCTTTATGCTTTTGTTGCAATTGTTTGAACAGAGCATGTTAATTAGTTTGCACTAGTCACATGTCTGATTAAGATGCTTTTTTAATTAGTTAGTACGCAGCACTGCATTAGTGAatgaataatatttaattttatgtcaTTAGTAGGCATTCTGAACTTTCCTACTTTGTTTCATTTTACGTTGCCTTCCTGACAAGTAAATAAGTTTAATTGATTGAGTTTTGTAACATGTTCATCCCTGTGAGTGTGTTTAGTCTAATCCTTAAGACACTAATTTGTTGGTCCAATGCTAATtagatttattaatttttcagAGATTGATATTCCTGCTTCAGCCCGTTGTTTCTAGTCACTTATAAAAGCTTCTTTGGGCATGCCTGAGCATAAATGGGTGGTTGGTTGGTCTTTGGCATCATATATTGAACCTCAACCATCGAAAGATTTCATTCAAACTCAGGTTGACCACAATCATAACTTAGGCCTTGGCTTATCATGCTTCTTCCATATCTCcatttttgttctttctttattttcttccttAACGTGCTTGATAAATTATTTGGATTttatattactttttattatagatGATGACTAATGGAACTTCCTAATTTCAAGCCTAACCTGTGATTTTAAACATCTCTGACCAATTCTCCTATTTTGTTAACTAATGATTATCTCTTATAATTCCCTCTGCTTTGTTGCAGGGAACAGCGTTGGTGGTCCTCGCCAGACTTGTCGCGGTCCTGAAATTGGTCGAAAAAAATTTAGCTGATCACAAGTTCCTCTTCCTTGGGGCTGGAGAGGTAAATTAATTATGAGATTGCCTCTTTATGTGTaggaatttatttttataaaaaatattatgtagtttaattcatttttaacaAGTTTCACTTTCTAGGCTGCAATGTATAGCTTGGATGGTATTGTTGACTCAGTTTCTGCAGTGCATCCTTTGGCTCCATTGCTGGCTCTATTGAAGCCTAATGGAAAACTTGTGATGGTTGGTTTACCCGAAAATCCTCTGGAGTTGCCAATGTTTTCTCTTTGTACGGGTAAGACTaggttagaaaaaaataataaccaaTTTAAACATGTCATTTAATAGaggattaattattattgtttggCATTTGAAGGAAGAAAGATGATAGCTGGTAGTAGTATTGGAGGGATGAAGGAGACACAAGAAATTATTGATTTTGCTACTAAACATAACGTGAAACCTGAAATTGAAGTTATTGCAATGGATTATGTAAACACAGTAATGGAGTGCCTCGCAAAAGCAGATGTCAAGTATCGATTTGTTATTGATATCTGAAACACTCTCAATGCCACAACCTCTTTATGAGGTAAATTAATTGTTTTatattcggccaaggtatgataAAAGTAAAGCTATTTAAAGTATTTGCATTTTGCTTTTTTTAAAGTATTAAAAGTTGGATTAGATTTTTAATACTTTGTTTAAAGTATCACATGTTTGATGGAGGAGCAGCTACCATACACAACAAGGTGATGATGGCTTCGGAGACCACTCAATAGAAGAGTCTCTGGCTAGTTCTTTATACTCTTAACCCTTTTgttcaattttttctttcttcttcttcttctgttccaGAAAGAATAATAGCTTACTATGAAAGCAACTAAATAAAATTGGCCAATTTGATGAAGACTGGTgttttaaattatgaaattttGATCCATTAGTAAAGATTGAAAATTTAGGTATGCTTGTTTAAAAACTAAGTTGAATCACTTTTCTACAACTATAGGGACCTCTATAACTAAGTTGATAAACACACATCTTTTGAATGCAACATAAACACATACATAAACCCACCTTATGTTCATCAACTTGTGGTTTAAGTTTACTCTTTCGTTTCTATATGCTCTGAGATCAAATGAAATGTGCTTGAATATAATGCTCTGCAGCTATATGGCTTACAAAATTTATAAGTTCTTCTTTTAACTTCAGAAACCTTTTCTTGCTTCAGGTACTTACCTTACCACTGAAGAGTGTCTCTTGAACAAGAACAGAAATCCTCATATGAGTAAGAACCAAATAGAGGATCAACTTAAGACATATCTTAGAGTCAGCAAGATTATATGGTTGCCCCATGGATTGTATGGTATATAAACTTGATGCTGATATTTTAGACTAAGAATCTTCCTATGAATTGATATTATAATGATCAGAATTTTGAATTTGGTGTAGTCAAAGATTTTTGTAAAGACAATTTATCATGAGGTGCAGTATATGTTCTAATATGGATTGGTGTTTGATAGCGTGGACtatcgtcggtaaagaatttcacaaaatattcgtgttgcaagtatagccctcaACCGACAAATGATCCTGGAATCAAATTTTaaggatttggttgtcacaaagtttaaccccaataaaaataaccgaagtattcaaatctcaggtcatctcacaaggaatgggcaaacatgtgtatcaacattggttagaatttcgggGTTGGAAGTCATGATCAAGAAATTAACTAATAGACTTGACaagcaagaaactaaatcaaataaCTAAAGCAAGGCATGAGTAATTTAAAACTAATAAGAGAACATTCAAAAtgattctactctaaaactaataAGTAACTATAACTAGGATTAAGCAATTGggatttttagtttcaaatatgaataataaaagtaactcttggctaggcataggaattgggatcactatccttgtctaataaccaaaTCTTGACAATTGTGAGGAACCAAGCCCATTTGTTTACTTCTacacttgaagtatgtcaaatagcttgatcaacatcaatccataagccctaacctagctactaattgacttagtagtaggctagtgtcaatggttatcaacttgaccactaagggttctcaaatcaccaaaccaATTAGAACTAATGACTtcagtttacccaattcccttaacctaggccaagagtaaagaaaactactccataatcaaaggaaacatttcatcaaacacatggtaggcattaacaaaagacatactcaaattgcaattaaattggaaattataaggacccactaacaattatccatAAAGAACAACTCAATTAACACTAATAAGCATAGAAAATGTCAATGTACTCATAGAATTCAAGATCTACAATATTCATAACATGAGTGAAAAATTGGAAAATAACAAGATAACATAActcaacacaagatctaagcaaaattatactagggaattcaaattaagtaatcatAACTAGCAGTTAAAAAAATCCAATTCAGAAATTCAGCAATGGGAGATcaaaatcaaactagatctagagaggaataagtgtttctctctctagaagaacaagaaccaaaaactagcaaaAAATTATATCTAAGTGTGTAATggatgatcccccctttcccccttgAGTTCCTgtgtcttttccatgcagaatcagcttgaatttgggcatactgagcctcagaaattgccaggcatgatttctttaatgaggtcatgtgctgctcgtcacgcgtacgcgtcatgtacgcgtgcacgtcgcctgaatttcgcgatccacgcgtacgcgccaagcacgcatgcgcgtcgatggAGATTTCGCCAATCCACGCGGATGCACCATTCTTCGCGCGCCATATCCAGCTTCctgcacccacgcgtgcgcgtgaggtgcgcgtgcgcgtcgcagcTGATTTCCTAAAatccaattcttcatgttccttccacttgtgcatgctttctttctctcttctaggccattcttgccctataaactctgaaatcactcaacaaatatatcacagtatcgaatggtaataaaagaggatcaaaatatggcaattttaaggcaaaagaagcatgttttctatcatgaagcaatattaggaagagaacataaaaccatgcaatttatgtgaataagtgtggaagatattgacaaaatcccccaaattcaacacaatataaaccacaaaattggggtttatcaaacctccccacacttaaaccaagcatgtcctcatgctaaaaaaaataaaaagaccaaagatcatgggaagaaagggttcatgaagtgcaaattacctaaatgaatgcatgcaactaatgtaaaggtatctacctacttggtcaagggtaaatctatcctccaagaacacacaTGAGCATATAGGGCTAAGGTGACATACAgtccatgaatcctaccaatttgaacatcaaaatgaagtgcatataacttgcgaGCCGAATGCTTGTGAAGGCcaggaacaaggagttgagcatcgaaccctcaccggaagagtatccgctctattcgctcaagtgtatagggttcgtcactcaatcctcccctaatcatgctttccaagatttgtctttcatctaacaatcaacagttattcaatgcatgcatacaagtatcatgaggtcttgttcataggttgtaatggggctagggtaaaggtagggatgtatatggtcaagtgagcttaaaatttgaatctttggttaaccTAAGATTTCACCAAACACATAAaacaacctatataattctaatacaatacctaaCTACCCATGGTTTCCACTTTTTtatatactcatgcattctctttagttcacattccatatgcattattATTGTTACTTTACCTtgaggcatttttgtcccctttttattgctttcttttttttcatatttttgtttcttttatttttctacttctttttctttacgttctttttccttcattttcatatacatatacatttttttttctgcttgtCCCCTTTTTTGGGGTTTCATGTACAAAAAttccaatgcatatggttcaatcattcaatacatgagtatgttcccaattcccctaattttcaattacaaatatAAAGACATACCTTTACATCTACCCAAGTTCCCAGGTAGACCCTCCCAATTGAATGATACACATTCTCACTCACCTAAGCTAATTAAGGATCCAAATCCAGGGACGTTCATTGTTTTTTGCCTAGGAGTGTTGATGTGctcaaattaagaacaaaagggtttatcatgggctcaaaacTGGTTAGCaacggtagataaaagggttaaggctatttgggaaaagtgactattgaaatgatggcctcaatcatgtaaatgcatccatacacaaaataatggatatatagaatcagacaaagcaaggattgcaatcatagagaaagaGTAAggcacacaagaatgggaataAGTGGATAGAAGGTATAACCACACaataaggctcaaaactcacacgCTTGTATTCTCAGCTCAAacaccatgttccaaaata is a window encoding:
- the LOC112782569 gene encoding 8-hydroxygeraniol dehydrogenase-like, yielding MYSLDGIVDSVSAVHPLAPLLALLKPNGKLVMVGLPENPLELPMFSLCTGRKMIAGSSIGGMKETQEIIDFATKHNVKPEIEVIAMDYVNTVMECLAKADVKYRFVIDI